Below is a genomic region from Triticum dicoccoides isolate Atlit2015 ecotype Zavitan chromosome 5A, WEW_v2.0, whole genome shotgun sequence.
TTGACTACGAAGTCGCCTAGAGCTTCACTGCCTTCTAATTGCCAATACACCATATTGGCAGAATATTACCGAATCTGCTATGCAATGTGAATTTTTTCTAACTAGCGAATTCATGTATGTGTTACTATTGCAAGGCTACAATTGACGGAGTCATCTGGCTCTATGGCCCCGGTGGTAGGGCTAGAGGAGACTCCATGGCACATGGTTCCATCCGCATGGATCCGTCCACCGGCGAGGATCTCGGGCCAGGCCAACGAGTCAAGCTCTGAATTTGGGCCAGTCGTCATGACAAAAAATTCCCATGATGCACTATGCTTAGATATAACATTcagttttctcccgttgcaacgcacgggtatttGTGCTAGTAAAGCAAAAATAAACATCTCCCCAGATCCCCCCTCCAACTAAAAGAAATGAACAATTGAATTGGATTGAGTTAATGAAAATTTACAAATACTTGTTCATTACTCCACATACAAGACACATCAAATGGAATCTGTGGCGCACGCATTTGGAATCAAAAGAACGCAAACAAGCAAAGAAAACATAAACTAGGCATTGTCCATGGCGGCTGGTCTGATCGGGATTCCCGGGCTGGGCCTCAACATCGTTGCCACCTCCAAAGTACTTCTTCGGCAGGAGCTTCCTGGCCTTGTTAAACACGATGTCGAACGACAACAGCCCGTGCAGCGCAATGAAGACGACCACGATGGCTACGAGCGCGATGACGTAGCCAGACGTCTCCCAGTCCCTGCAGCTGCCGGCGGCGTACGCGCCAAGCAGCCCGAGCAGGTCCAGCACCACGGCGGTCTGCAACGTCCGCAGCGGCGCGCCGGGCTGCTGCTTCTTCAAGGTGCGCTGCAGCAGCAGCAGGATGACGGCGATAGAGGCCACAAAGGAAGTCGCGTTGCAGTAGAAGAATGCTTGGTACCGTGCAGCGTTGAAGTCAAGCAGGATCGGGTTGCCAGCTACGGTGGGCGGGTGTGCCGATGGGGACGGCGACGGGGTATCGTCGTCACCCCACATGCCTCCGGGACGCGCGAGACCCGCCTGGTACATCACGCTGGCCTCGAGGATGCCAAGCAACATCAGGTACTTGCGCTTCAGGTACCTCTCGCTTCAAAACCGGAAGATCTAGAAGCGTGAGGTGGTAAATGGCAATGGTAGTGAGCACGGCCTTGATCAAAATAATGCGCCCCAGCGTAGCCACATGCATCGACGACCAAGGCGGAAGCTTGCCTGCCACCTTGTCCTCCAAATACTGAAAATGGATGCACTTTAGTCTTGTGACCGACAATAGAAGACCATGATATCGCATGGAAAAAGTAGTACGGACTGCCGTGAAGGCCGGTAGAATGTTGTCAAGGTCAAGGCTTGTTGCATCCTTTTTGTGGTCGGCCCATCCGTGCATCCTTGTATGCAGATGATGCTGCCATCTTTGTGGCGCCGATCAAGGATGATCCTACTTTGCTTCGACTTTGAGCTCCTTTGAGGAGGTTACTGGCCTGGTCACCAACTATGCCAAAAACCTTGTGGCCCCTATTCGCTGTGGCAACATCGACCTTGTCCCAGTCCCAGTAGACGTAGCCATCACTGTCGCCGCAGATGTTCGACGTGGGCAGGCAaccgccctccccaccgagcctcCCGCTCCCACAGCACGCGCTGGTCGCGTTCACGAAGCCGGCAGCCTGCGGGTTAGCGATGAGGGCTTGTCTGTGGGCGAAGCCGTCGGCGAGTGAGTAGGCGAGGCCCGGCAGCCTGGGCGCTAGGTCGGCGAGGAAGAACTTGAGGGCGCCATTGAATCCGGCCGCGAGCTCGTTTACGCCGTCGTTGCATGCGCCCCTTGCGTCGTGGGCGCGGACCATTGGCAGACATCCGGACAGGCCCACGTTGATGATGGCGATCTTCCTCGCGCCCATCATGTACAGATCCTGTGTGCCGGCAAACAGAGATGGTTGGTGCCCATGATGAATCAAGGAACCCGTCTCTTTTGTACGACTACCTAACATAGCAGCTGGCTGATCTCGATATGGTGCCGGCCACGAAACGACTTGACTGTTTGGTAATTCTAGCTATGAGCTGGACTGGAGTAATAATGCAGGATGGATGTTGAACGACGCAAACAAGTAGGAGTATACTCTACTTTGAACGAGTGGAGGAGGCGGTACCGTGATGGTGGCGGAGTAGTTGGAGATTAGGCTCTCTACGGCAGCTTTTAGCGACAGATAAGCCGGAGGGCTCCTCTCGAACCCCAGATTCTTGGCTGCATACATGAGTAACATCACCAACTAACATATCATCATTTTTCTACCAACAAATGATATGATCAACTGACCGACGTACCAATGAAGTCGGCCACATTGTAGCCATTGCTGAACCTTCCGGAACCCCAGATTCTTGGCTGTGGTGGATGTGTTTGTATCGGTTGGTTCTTGTGatattgctttatatataaagtggaGAAATCCAACGCTTTTACCCGGCGCGACAGCCAAAACTTAGGCCGGTCACGCGGGAATTACGCGAACTGCACAGATCTGGTGCTGCTTCCTTCACAAAATTTTATTTTCCCCTCCCCTCGTTGTGGTCCTGCGCAGCTTACCTCCCCCAAccttgtcttcttcttctcccaACCCCTACTTCCTTGGCGAAATTTCCTTTCTCCTCCCCTccattcctttttcttctctggcgaGGCAGGCTCCGAGGCCCGGCCATGGGGATGCTACTCTTGTTGCTTGGATTGTTAAACTGTATATTGTTAGGATATAGGAGGTTGTTAATATTGTATCTATCTCCTGTATCCTAGCAATATACAGTTTAACATGGATTGCTTCGCCGGCCAGCTAAGGAGGGGAGGCGCTGCTGCAGGGGGAAGACAGAGGGGGACGACGGCACTGCCGCCAGGGTATGGTGAACTTTGGCGACGACCATGGGGGATGTGGTGCTGCAACCAGCAGTAGGTTTTGCTGGAACCGACCGCCAACAATGCTGGCACCTTCCTGGCGTGGTACTCCAAGCAGCAATCATTTTTTGCTAGAACTAGCCGGGGCGGCGGTGCTGGAACCGGCCTGGCGCGGTGCTGCGACCGGTAGTCAGAAATGCTGGAACCAGCTTCACTGCATGCTGGAACCAAACAACCAGAGTGCTACCTTGGGCTAAAGGCGTAGTCCTGCCGGCCGACGAAGGTGTTGCAACTGGCGATCTATGATGCTACCACCGACATGCCGAGATGCCACAACAGGCGTGGTGAGGTGTTGGCCGCTCAGCGACTGGGCGGTGCTACAACTTGCATCCGAACATGCTACGACTAGTGATCCCAAGTGCTACAACCGGCAGTAATTTTTGCTACGATGACCGCGGTGACCACGTCCTCAAAATGCTACAACCACTGTTGCTAGATGTTGGAACCATGTCGGAAGATGCTGGAGCCATGGTGACCAGGAAACCACCCACGCTGGACCATGGGACGGTGGTGACGATAGCAAGCCTCGATGGCGAGGCGAGCCAGGTAGAGGAGATCGGACATGGAGGGCCAGGGGCGAATGCTGCAACGGGTCACCGGCGAGCTGCAACGGGTTCACGGCGACCGAGACGGTGACCATGCAGTGCTGCAACCTAGACCCGAGGAGCTGCAGCATCGACTTTTTTTTGGCCGGAACCTATGACCGCGGCAAGCACGACGGCCACCACTACGAGCACGACGAGCGGGGGTGGTGGCGCAGGGCAGCTCATTGTGGGGGAGGAGAGGGGTGCGGGAGAACTAACGCGAGAAAGAAGGAGGGGACGACGCGGTGAGGATGGAGAGGGGAGGGGCTGAATCGCGTAGTCTCACTAGTAGAAAGACGACTTTTAGTATCGATCcgtaaggacctttagtaccggttctggaaccgacactaaagagtggggactaaaggtcccccctttagtcccggtttaacacggtccgggaccaaaggcccaccatgTGGCACGAGGAGCGCCGTGGTCcgagggacctttagtaccgggttttttctgatttatttttgaaataaagcaaaaacaacccgtctactgggccggcacggcctgcatacgactagaacccaacctctagttgggccaggatgcaggcccgtacggcccagtaggcctcacggggcagaagacttgcaataggcccacaaaggcctgcttagagaggagctcgacacggtagccgcggcggggcttataaatcggtgcgagctcctctcaactaacgaggtgggactaaacattgtgcactgcgagcggcagcgcaccacctttaataccggttggtggctccaagcggtactaaaggggggggggtctttagtatcggttggagccaccaacccgtactaaaggccgccacctttagtaccagttggtggctccaaccggtactaaaggggagtctttagtactggttggagccactaacccgtactaaaggccaccacctctttagtaccggttcatggcacgaaccggtactaaaggttcgccacgaaccggtactaatgagcgccgcccgcctagtcgttggaaccgacactattggtcacattagtgcccgctcaaatacaaaccgggattaatgagctaaacatttgaccttttttctactagtgtctgggACGCACACATCGTGTGGCCGCGGCCGCGGTGCAACTGCCCGAAACTTTAGGCCGGCGCATCGGCGCCTAGTACCGCCCTCTATATATTATGGGAAGCTACGATGTGTAAGCAACGTGTGTGATTCGTTTCCAAAAGAAGACACCTAGGGGCAATATCTCCATTGCCATGATTCCCGACAGGAATGAGCACAACACACGGCGGCTGGACTAGACAGATCGTGGCCTCGTGGGTATATATATCAGTCTTGCTAAGTCTTAGTCAATTAAGACTTAACGAAATCTCAGTCGATGCTATAATCATGAGATTTTATATTAAGATCCGTGTAACAttttatttttagtatttttttctcttaCATCTTATGTCATTTGTCTGAGACTTGATTAAATTTCAGTCGACTAAGACTAGACACCTAGCCACACTTTATAGATATCACTGCCCGTGTTCCCGACCGGAAATCATGACGACGGAGCCAACGAGGACATTGAGTTCCTTTGGAAGTGGGGCAAGTACCTGCTTCTCCTAGCCACGCTGGTCGCTAGCGTCAGCTACGTGGCCGGCCTCAACCCGCCGGGCGGCATCAGGCCCAAGGATGGAGGCAACGCCCTAGAGTACCGCGTCCGCGCTGTCCGGCCGTACCCGCCGGCGCCGGTAGCGCCGGCACCCGCGGTCTACCCGTTCCGCGTCGGCGACCCGGTGCTCGTGCACACCTACTCGTGTCGGTACATCGCTTTCTTCTACTGCAACGCGACCCCCTTCGTGGCGTCGCTGGTCATCATCATGTTCCTGCTGGACTAGCGCATCAGCGGCAACCGCGTCGGCCTCATCGTGCTCCGCTCCGCCATGCTGCTCAACCTGCTCGCGCTCACGGCCGCGTTCGCCACGGGGAGCTGCCGCGACGTGGTCGCCTCCATCTACGTGTCCGCGCTCTTTGGCCTGGGCTTCACCTCCGTCGCCGTCCACGTCTACGTGGAAACGCGCCGGAAGGAAGTACCGGTGGACTCGTGTGCTTGGAGGAGCCCCGAGGAGGAGAAGCGCCTCAAGGAGGGGCGCAAGTTCCTGCTGCTGCTCGCCACCTTCGCGGCGCCGCTTTCGTACATCGCGGGGCTAGCGCCGCCGGGAGGCTTCTGGAGCGAGACCAGGCCGGGGCACCGCACCGGCGCCCCGCTGCTGCATGACGGCCCCTACAAGATCTGCTACCACGTGTTCTTCTACGCCAATGCCAACTTCTCCCTCGCCATCATCATGCTGCTCATGAGTGTTGGAAttctgctagtaggcctttggcccaaagcccaactaaaattctgaaattcttttggcccattcatgcacacatgtgagtggagtgagtgaggctaaagcttagtcccaccccggaagttgagagagagttgcacctctttataaggtgagctcttctaccacttgtatgagcatgagaagaggagacttacacgcgtgctcctcctccacgcctcgtcacgacgcgccgtgggttgcgggattgagccgagccgaggacagagctatgcacgttgtctatatttttgctgcatgggaaaattaatgagtcattaattaataattaacggacgcgttaattactgaaccgtttccaaatcttttggatcgtgacgactcggacgtggggtttactcccacgacctacccggcccgcactatatagtcaggcagacgtctaccctagccgctgccgcttcgtatggtttctcaccatcgttccagatcattgcgccgccaagcaagtcttctccatccctccttccggcgtgcaccgcgagaagggacagcaggcctccggaaccctgcctctcgtgatcctgtacgggagagggacgatcaggtttttggggagcgcactcgcgcgactgctgccagcaacgacttcgcgaacgacgacttcttccccgaccccggcaacctcgtcctcgacgacatgggcgacaacgtcaacgccggcggtgctgcacccgctgcaccgtatgtgattctatccttcctgttcgagatcgtggtagaattcatgcttctagtatgtgccctagatgtgatatgttcatctgctatgctagttcgcatgattagtttaatctctgctgttgTGGTCataatttatcttctgtttattcggattaaatctcgtagtaatttgcttatatttccaacaatccaaaaacctgatgataggcaatttactccgagtggttttgctgcgcatctgaagccgcctgcctttaagggggcgcaatataagaggtggcgcacgagagcggtctactggtttcagaccatgggctgctatgatgccaccaagggcaagcctgagggcgatcttaatccagcacagttggaagcttttgagaagatcgataccctctttaaaggtgctcttctgagtgttcttgatgactctattgtggattcgtatatgtcgtttgacaacgataaggacatgtgggctgcgctcgaggccaagtttggtgcctcaggCGCCGACAGCGAGTTgtatgtcatggagcaattcta
It encodes:
- the LOC119298437 gene encoding uncharacterized protein LOC119298437; the encoded protein is MLLGILEASVMYQAGLARPGGMWGDDDTPSPSPSAHPPTVAGNPILLDFNAARYQAFFYCNATSFVASIAVILLLLQRTLKKQQPGAPLRTLQTAVVLDLLGLLGAYAAGSCRDWETSGYVIALVAIVVVFIALHGLLSFDIVFNKARKLLPKKYFGGGNDVEAQPGNPDQTSRHGQCLVYVFFACLRSFDSKCVRHRFHLMCLVCGVMNKYL